One stretch of Miscanthus floridulus cultivar M001 chromosome 18, ASM1932011v1, whole genome shotgun sequence DNA includes these proteins:
- the LOC136522023 gene encoding cytochrome P450 734A4-like: MEMDAEAGRWWTWNAAAVVAAGACLLLLMHVAARVADALWWRPRRLEAHFARQGVRGPPYRFLLGCVTEMVALMAEAAKKPMSPPDSHDALPRVLAFYHYWRKIYGPMFLIWFGPTPRLTVADPELVREVLLTHADAFDRYEAHPVVRKLEGHGLISLHDDKWALHRRVLTPAFYPDNLNRLAPHVGRSVAALAERWRAMASAAPGGEVELDVAEWYQAVAEEAIARATFGRSYDSGRVVFRMQARLMAFASEAFRKVFVPGYRFLPTKKNRLQWSLDREIRRGLVTLIGNRSLEAAHDDDAAELNDKGSNGFRDLLGFMINANDKKKKAAPAIPVEDMLEECKTFFFAGKQTTTNLLTWATVLLAMHPDWQERARQEVLAVCGADELPSKEHLPKLKTLGMILNETLRLYPPAVATIRRAMRDVTLGGVSIPRDTELLIPIMAMHHDAALWGLDATQFNPARFARGGAAKAAAHPLAFIPFGLGPRMCIGQNLALLEAKLTLAVVLQRFQLARSPSYVHAPTVLMLLYPQYGAPVIFRPVPVSSQLSASSDDGASTETVGPRPS; this comes from the exons ATGGAGATGGATGCGGAGGCGGGACGGTGGTGGACGTGGAACGCCGCGGCGGTGGTCGCGGCGGGGGCGTGTCTGCTGCTCCTCATGCACGTGGCGGCGCGGGTGGCGGACGCGCTCTGGTGGCGCCCGCGCCGGCTGGAGGCGCACTTCGCGCGCCAAGGCGTGCGCGGGCCGCCGTACCGCTTCCTCCTGGGCTGCGTCACGGAGATGGTCGCGCTCATGGCGGAGGCCGCCAAGAAGCCGATGTCGCCGCCGGACTCGCACGACGCGCTCCCGCGGGTGCTCGCGTTCTACCACTACTGGAGGAAGATCTACG GACCCATGTTCTTGATATGGTTCGGGCCGACGCCGCGGCTCACGGTGGCGGACCCGGAGCTGGTCCGCGAGGTCCTCCTGACACACGCCGACGCGTTCGACCGCTACGAGGCGCACCCCGTCGTCCGGAAGCTCGAGGGACATGGCCTCATCAGCCTCCACGACGACAAGTGGGCGCTCCACCGCCGCGTCCTCACCCCGGCCTTCTACCCCGACAACCTCAAC CGGCTGGCACCGCACGTCGGCAGGTCCGTGGCGGCGCTGGCGGAGCGGTGGCGGGCCATGGCCTCCGCCGCCCCCggaggcgaggtggagctggACGTGGCGGAGTGGTACCAGGCCGTCGCCGAGGAGGCCATCGCGCGCGCCACGTTCGGCCGCAGCTACGACTCCGGCCGCGTCGTGTTCCGCATGCAGGCGCGCCTCATGGCCTTCGCCTCCGAGGCCTTCCGCAAGGTCTTCGTCCCCGGGTACAG GTTCTTGCCGACCAAGAAGAACCGGCTGCAGTGGAGCCTGGACAGGGAGATCAGACGGGGACTCGTCACACTCATCGGCAACCGCAGCCTCGAGGCCGCGCATGACGATGACGCAGCCGAACTGAACGACAAGGGAAGCAACGGCTTCCGGGACCTGCTGGGGTTCATGATCAATGCCaacgacaagaagaagaaggcggCGCCGGCGATCCCCGTGGAGGACATGCTGGAGGAGTGCAAGACGTTCTTCTTCGCCGGGAAGCAGACGACCACCAACCTGCTCACATGGGCCACCGTGCTGCTGGCCATGCACCCGGACTGGCAGGAGCGTGCTCGCCAGGAGGTCCTCGCCGTGTGCGGCGCCGACGAGCTCCCGTCCAAGGAGCACCTCCCCAAGCTCAAAACG CTGGGGATGATCCTGAACGAGACGCTCCGCCTGTACCCGCCGGCGGTGGCTACGATCCGCCGGGCGATGCGCGACGTGACGCTTGGCGGCGTGTCTATTCCTCGGGACACGGAGCTGCTGATCCCGATCATGGCGATGCACCACGACGCCGCGCTCTGGGGCCTCGACGCCACGCAGTTCAACCCGGCCCGGTTCGCCCGCGGAGGCGCGGCCAAGGCGGCGGCGCACCCGCTGGCGTTCATCCCGTTCGGGCTCGGCCCGCGGATGTGCATCGGGCAGAACCTGGCGCTCCTGGAGGCGAAGCTCACGCTGGCGGTCGTGCTCCAGCGGTTCCAGCTCGCGCGGTCGCCCAGCTACGTGCACGCGCCCACGGTCCTCATGCTGCTCTACCCGCAGTACGGCGCGCCGGTGATCTTCCGGCCGGTGCCGGTCTCGTCGCAGCTATCCGCTTCTTCAGACGACGGAGCATCGACGGAGACGGTGGGTCCACGACCATCCTGA